Proteins found in one Haloferax litoreum genomic segment:
- a CDS encoding matrixin, producing MRGLPIFVVLLVALAGCTAPVSLDGDSPTTVTPTATSTPTPATPVSTTDSTETTPTPSTTAETTTSVSTTSPPATETTAPQTTTAEPEVVTTYPPASGYGPWGSDPVIIEVRAPNDGRDYETLVREATVFWERNDARYLGYEVEYAVSSDVRNPDIILQFSDTIPECSGQADAVGCAPYITDASQIDRPETVYVKTGFGDDSTVEIVEHELGHTLGLAHGDEPADLMNATGILFTLPRTDATEKAFPWDDPEFTVYVNESNAKDPDGAREQVGHAFDYYAAGAPGMPDNLSFTYVDDPKAADAHISFSDTSPCGAGAASCAAVTGYDPDGDGALETYDSFRIVLVDLDTEAVGWHVGYWTAHYLGAEDDADKPDPFQNATYTERRSEWWA from the coding sequence ATGCGTGGTCTCCCGATTTTTGTCGTCCTCCTCGTGGCTCTTGCCGGGTGTACGGCACCGGTATCGCTAGACGGTGATTCGCCGACAACCGTCACTCCGACAGCGACGTCGACGCCGACGCCGGCGACACCAGTCTCGACCACCGATTCGACGGAGACCACACCAACGCCATCGACGACGGCCGAGACGACGACATCAGTATCCACCACGTCACCGCCAGCGACAGAGACGACAGCGCCACAGACCACGACGGCGGAACCTGAGGTAGTAACGACGTACCCGCCCGCGTCGGGATATGGTCCGTGGGGGTCTGACCCGGTTATCATCGAGGTACGTGCGCCGAACGACGGGCGAGATTACGAGACACTGGTCCGAGAGGCGACAGTGTTCTGGGAGCGAAACGACGCGCGGTACCTCGGCTACGAAGTCGAATACGCGGTGTCGTCCGACGTTCGAAATCCCGACATCATCCTCCAGTTTTCGGACACTATCCCCGAGTGTAGTGGACAGGCCGACGCCGTCGGGTGTGCTCCCTACATAACCGATGCCAGCCAAATCGACCGCCCGGAGACGGTCTACGTCAAGACGGGATTCGGTGACGATTCGACGGTCGAAATCGTCGAACACGAGTTGGGCCACACGCTCGGCCTCGCCCACGGCGACGAACCGGCCGACCTGATGAACGCGACGGGCATCCTCTTCACGCTCCCCCGGACGGACGCGACCGAGAAGGCGTTCCCGTGGGACGACCCGGAGTTCACCGTCTACGTGAACGAATCCAACGCCAAAGACCCCGACGGAGCACGCGAGCAGGTCGGACACGCCTTCGACTACTACGCTGCGGGTGCACCGGGAATGCCCGACAACCTCTCCTTCACCTACGTCGACGACCCCAAGGCCGCGGACGCACACATCTCGTTTTCCGACACCTCTCCGTGTGGGGCGGGGGCCGCTTCGTGTGCTGCCGTCACCGGATACGACCCCGACGGCGACGGCGCACTCGAGACCTACGACAGTTTCCGAATCGTCCTCGTGGACCTCGATACCGAGGCAGTCGGATGGCACGTCGGATACTGGACGGCCCACTACCTCGGTGCAGAAGACGACGCCGACAAACCTGACCCCTTCCAGAACGCCACGTACACCGAGCGTCGCAGTGAGTGGTGGGCCTAA
- a CDS encoding digeranylgeranylglycerophospholipid reductase: MTDNYDVIIAGAGPAGGQAARDLASRGYDVCVLETESRDEFPSRSNKSTAGTFPSTMASFNIPDDVVMHFTDDVILESPNHHYRRHQPGAVLEFADFKNWLVEESEADGAEYRFDARVSKPIMEGGEIVGVRYNGDEEVYGDIVIDATGPSAPLAKALDVCNLRREKQAIGIEYEFEGMNLDPDGYADLTDTMMLRLDHDMAPGGYSWIFHTGEDTAKVGVCYIQNDGHRTNAKSGFTIDDYLQYWVDTDPRFEGAERIAGKQHRGSAHIQLPDRMSTDNFMAIGDTVPTVDPLWGEGIDKCMRSGRAAAVTADRTLMHTNRDTSASELAIYDQLWRERVAPKVKNRLFMTEMLYRASNERYDALLKDLHRFSEEELDAANGGNPLAMFRMLKLEDLSILASTARDWFSN; encoded by the coding sequence ATGACAGACAACTATGACGTGATTATTGCAGGTGCGGGCCCTGCGGGTGGACAGGCGGCACGAGACCTCGCCTCGCGCGGGTACGACGTGTGCGTCCTCGAGACCGAATCCCGAGACGAATTCCCCTCGCGGAGTAACAAGTCCACTGCAGGGACGTTCCCCTCGACGATGGCCTCTTTCAACATCCCGGACGACGTCGTCATGCACTTCACCGACGACGTAATCTTGGAGTCTCCGAACCACCACTACCGCCGACACCAACCCGGCGCAGTCCTCGAGTTCGCCGACTTCAAGAACTGGTTGGTCGAGGAGTCCGAAGCAGACGGTGCCGAGTACCGCTTCGACGCTCGGGTCTCCAAACCGATTATGGAGGGTGGCGAAATCGTCGGCGTCCGATACAACGGAGACGAAGAAGTCTACGGTGACATCGTCATCGACGCGACTGGCCCGAGCGCACCGTTGGCGAAGGCGCTCGACGTCTGTAACCTGCGACGGGAGAAACAAGCAATCGGTATCGAATACGAGTTCGAAGGGATGAACCTCGACCCCGATGGGTACGCAGACCTCACGGACACGATGATGCTCCGTCTCGACCACGACATGGCTCCGGGTGGCTACTCGTGGATTTTCCACACCGGCGAGGACACCGCGAAGGTTGGCGTCTGTTACATCCAGAACGACGGGCACCGAACCAACGCCAAGTCTGGATTCACCATCGACGACTACCTCCAGTACTGGGTCGACACCGACCCCCGATTCGAGGGCGCCGAGCGCATCGCGGGCAAACAGCACCGCGGGTCCGCACACATCCAACTCCCCGACCGGATGAGCACGGACAACTTCATGGCTATCGGCGACACCGTCCCGACGGTCGACCCACTCTGGGGCGAGGGCATCGACAAGTGCATGCGCTCCGGTCGTGCCGCCGCCGTGACCGCCGACCGCACACTCATGCACACCAACCGCGACACGTCCGCGTCGGAACTCGCCATCTACGACCAACTGTGGCGCGAGCGTGTGGCACCGAAGGTGAAAAACCGACTGTTCATGACGGAGATGCTCTATCGCGCGTCCAACGAACGCTACGACGCACTACTGAAAGACCTCCACCGCTTCTCCGAAGAAGAGTTAGACGCCGCAAACGGCGGCAACCCACTCGCGATGTTCCGGATGCTGAAGCTCGAAGACCTCTCTATCCTCGCTTCGACGGCGAGAGACTGGTTCTCGAACTAA
- a CDS encoding MBL fold metallo-hydrolase: protein MQLQFLGGAGEVGRSAILVNDSLLLDYGMMTGNPPQFPVGSVDPDAIVVSHGHLDHVGTVPALLSGSEWPAVHWTPPTYELALTLARDTLKLHGGTYDCPFTETHIRRMTQQSEPHDYGETFEAAGHEVTFYNAGHIPGSAHVLVDDGETRLLYTADFHTDDQRLVSGTTDRPDADVVVCESTYSDVEHEDRASVEERFVESVRTTIWQGGTVVVPAFAIGRTQEILMVLDAHDIDCYVDGMGTQVLKMLRNHPDYVRDPTALKRAKSNARIVSGRDGQRRRIARQNSVIVTTSGMLSGGPAMTYIPEIRQDPTNKICLTGYQVEGTPGRELVERGRCELNGGVVPVAARAEMYDFSAHADKHGLREFLADYRETPVFVNHGDRCAAFAEELQTDGFEAVAPDVGAVVEV from the coding sequence ATGCAACTTCAGTTCCTCGGCGGGGCCGGGGAAGTCGGTCGCAGCGCGATTCTCGTCAACGACTCGCTGCTACTCGACTACGGGATGATGACTGGGAACCCACCGCAGTTCCCCGTCGGGTCTGTCGACCCGGACGCCATCGTCGTCTCTCACGGCCACCTCGACCACGTCGGGACGGTCCCTGCGCTCCTCTCCGGTTCCGAGTGGCCGGCAGTCCACTGGACGCCGCCAACGTACGAACTCGCGCTCACGCTCGCGCGCGACACGCTCAAACTCCACGGCGGGACCTACGATTGCCCCTTCACCGAGACCCACATCCGCCGGATGACACAGCAGTCCGAACCCCACGACTACGGTGAGACGTTCGAGGCCGCCGGGCACGAGGTCACGTTCTACAACGCGGGGCACATCCCCGGAAGCGCCCACGTCCTCGTCGACGATGGGGAGACGCGCTTGCTCTACACCGCGGACTTCCACACCGACGACCAGCGTCTCGTCTCGGGAACGACCGACCGCCCGGACGCGGACGTGGTCGTCTGCGAGTCCACCTACTCGGACGTCGAACACGAAGACCGGGCGAGCGTCGAAGAACGGTTCGTCGAGTCGGTTCGGACGACCATCTGGCAGGGCGGCACCGTCGTCGTCCCGGCGTTCGCTATCGGTCGGACACAGGAGATACTGATGGTCCTCGACGCCCACGACATCGACTGCTACGTGGATGGGATGGGGACACAGGTGCTGAAGATGCTCCGCAATCATCCGGACTACGTCCGCGACCCGACTGCGCTCAAGCGGGCGAAGTCGAACGCGCGAATCGTCTCGGGGCGTGACGGCCAGCGTCGCCGTATCGCGCGACAGAATTCGGTCATCGTCACGACGAGTGGGATGCTCTCTGGCGGGCCGGCGATGACGTACATCCCGGAGATTCGCCAGGACCCGACGAACAAAATCTGTCTCACCGGGTATCAGGTCGAAGGGACACCCGGCCGCGAACTCGTCGAACGTGGCAGATGCGAACTCAACGGCGGCGTGGTTCCCGTCGCCGCCCGCGCCGAGATGTACGACTTCTCTGCCCACGCGGACAAACACGGCCTCCGCGAGTTTCTCGCCGACTACCGTGAGACGCCCGTCTTCGTCAACCACGGCGACCGCTGTGCAGCGTTCGCCGAAGAACTCCAGACTGATGGATTCGAGGCAGTCGCTCCCGACGTCGGCGCTGTCGTCGAAGTCTAG
- a CDS encoding SHOCT domain-containing protein, protein MTTTQSSTRLIGIVLLALVALFVFPALLGMSGVFGMGPMGWGGGWMHDTWMHGGTGGSVPWWMWGMGLFGQLLVLAVLAGGGILLFRVVSGDNGGDDALEELRRAYARGDIDDEEFDRRQARLERERGRD, encoded by the coding sequence ATGACGACGACACAATCTTCAACGCGACTCATTGGAATCGTATTGCTCGCGCTCGTTGCACTATTCGTCTTCCCCGCACTCCTCGGGATGTCCGGGGTCTTCGGTATGGGACCGATGGGGTGGGGCGGCGGATGGATGCACGACACGTGGATGCACGGTGGCACCGGCGGGTCCGTCCCGTGGTGGATGTGGGGCATGGGCCTCTTCGGCCAACTGCTCGTCCTCGCGGTGCTGGCTGGCGGCGGAATCCTCTTGTTCCGCGTCGTAAGCGGTGACAACGGCGGCGACGACGCCCTCGAGGAACTCCGGCGCGCGTACGCCCGCGGCGACATCGATGACGAAGAGTTCGACCGGCGACAGGCCCGTCTCGAACGGGAGCGTGGCCGAGACTGA
- a CDS encoding DUF7521 family protein, with the protein MIDVWTGVLVVARLVLLVVGIATTGVAYRAYRTTGAAHLRAATAGFGLITVGVFVEGVLFQVASLTLTQVHTVESLAIAAGFIVLLRSLVE; encoded by the coding sequence GTGATCGACGTGTGGACTGGCGTTCTGGTCGTCGCTCGCCTCGTCCTCTTGGTCGTCGGTATCGCAACGACGGGTGTCGCGTACCGAGCGTACCGAACCACCGGTGCGGCGCACCTCCGTGCTGCGACGGCCGGATTCGGACTCATCACTGTCGGCGTCTTCGTCGAAGGTGTCCTCTTTCAGGTGGCGTCGCTCACGTTGACGCAGGTCCACACCGTCGAGAGTCTCGCTATCGCCGCCGGGTTCATCGTCTTGCTCCGTTCGCTCGTGGAGTGA
- a CDS encoding DUF7521 family protein, with the protein MHIELVVAKLVTMALGFLIAYQAYKGYAEYDSEPMLFVAIGFLLISFGAVLEGVLFEVVGLSLFQAGTIQTGVVALGMLSVLYSLYGIGIDGDES; encoded by the coding sequence ATGCACATTGAACTCGTCGTGGCAAAACTCGTCACGATGGCGCTCGGGTTCCTCATCGCGTATCAAGCGTACAAAGGGTACGCCGAGTACGACAGCGAACCGATGCTCTTCGTCGCCATCGGATTCTTGCTCATCAGTTTCGGCGCGGTCCTCGAGGGAGTCCTCTTCGAAGTCGTCGGCCTGTCGCTCTTTCAGGCTGGAACTATCCAGACGGGCGTCGTGGCGCTCGGCATGCTCTCGGTCCTCTACTCACTGTACGGTATCGGCATCGATGGTGACGAGTCGTGA
- a CDS encoding winged helix-turn-helix domain-containing protein produces MAGSQDSDELLDLLGDEYVRSILAAASLEPQSVKDLSERCGVAQSTVYRRLDDMLAHDLLVEQTELVADGSHHSVYEAKLTHLDIDVVDGEIRVDTDVEPSPAERFTQIWDDIRRQ; encoded by the coding sequence GTGGCAGGCTCTCAAGATTCCGACGAACTGCTCGACCTCCTCGGCGACGAGTACGTTCGGTCGATTCTCGCCGCAGCGAGTCTCGAACCGCAGTCCGTCAAGGACCTCAGTGAGCGTTGTGGGGTCGCACAGTCGACGGTCTATCGGCGACTGGACGACATGCTCGCCCACGACTTACTCGTCGAGCAGACCGAACTCGTCGCAGACGGGAGTCACCACAGCGTCTACGAGGCGAAACTCACGCACCTCGACATCGACGTGGTCGACGGCGAGATACGCGTCGACACCGACGTGGAACCGTCGCCTGCCGAGCGATTCACGCAAATCTGGGACGACATCAGGAGGCAGTGA
- a CDS encoding plastocyanin/azurin family copper-binding protein, with translation MTDQLSRRRVLKATGGLAVLGFAGCTGSAAPDAEDDGSHDESNHTEESHTEEATTEENGDHHHEGGTIGDPAEHATVTMVTEDGEYHFHPHVVHVEEGGTVTFELESGTHTATAYHPDNDAPRRVPEGTDAWDSGMLSEGGATYEVTFDTAGVYDYYCVPHEALGMIGSVVVGDAPLDGPGMSAPSDEIPEDAHGKITELNEMVEHGVGSGSSGHDDGHDDGHGE, from the coding sequence ATGACTGACCAACTCTCTCGGCGGCGCGTATTGAAGGCAACCGGCGGTCTGGCCGTGCTTGGCTTCGCCGGGTGTACCGGCAGTGCTGCACCGGACGCAGAAGACGACGGTTCGCACGACGAATCGAACCACACCGAGGAGTCGCACACCGAAGAAGCGACCACCGAGGAGAACGGCGACCACCACCACGAGGGTGGAACTATCGGTGACCCCGCCGAACACGCGACGGTCACGATGGTGACCGAAGACGGGGAGTACCACTTCCACCCGCACGTCGTCCACGTGGAGGAAGGTGGGACCGTCACCTTCGAACTCGAAAGTGGTACCCACACGGCGACGGCGTACCATCCCGACAACGACGCTCCGCGTCGCGTTCCCGAGGGGACCGATGCGTGGGACAGCGGGATGCTCTCGGAGGGCGGTGCGACCTACGAGGTGACGTTCGACACGGCCGGCGTCTACGATTACTACTGCGTCCCGCACGAGGCACTGGGGATGATTGGTAGCGTCGTCGTCGGCGACGCTCCCCTCGACGGCCCGGGGATGTCGGCACCGTCTGACGAGATTCCCGAGGATGCCCACGGGAAGATTACCGAACTGAACGAGATGGTCGAACACGGGGTCGGTTCCGGTTCCTCTGGCCACGACGATGGCCACGACGATGGCCACGGAGAGTAG
- a CDS encoding sensor histidine kinase, whose product MSGRVNVLVVAENEPVCERLAASLPSAVGDQTTTVHVETAESIDAAQTTLEHSRVDCLVVSTELTNSEGEPLASALRTDGVPLVSFERPNPSSLDIENLGQVVYDAVQNTVGSLDHRALFEAVNVGLAVRDPDTLELVDINQHYLDILGTTRDDVISTAPVELTADVPGFSRADARAEVERAIETGTNVFPWPIERPDGDLVWLRVSLSIAELSGHRRLVSTVQDVTDERVRERDLEALKSAVDSVDAGIALTEGDGHTYINETGAHICGYPDSESMVGLSWHELHTESEAQRLQEELYSSLDQMGRWQGEATIQRPDGTSVPVRLSVTSLSDDRNVVVFQDLSKQKARERELERSRDFLERTQRISKVGGWELDLEDETLEWTDQTKHIHGVPLDYDPSLDDAVSFYAADERDVVRELVERCRNEGAAWEDDFRIVTADGTERWVRTRGEPVIRNGRVAALRGTIQDVTARRSRERELERTNAELEALNRIIRHDIRNDMAVIVGWSELLEDHVDDEGRDILSRVLSTGRHTIEITEVARDLIETMSGGAVETRPLSLAETLNRELVVRREAFPKATIEVDGEVPDVAVRANPLLTSVFGNVLNNAIQHNGDDTTVTISVDVDNDDEVAIVRIADDGVGIPDNRKSVVFGKGEKGLESSGTGLGLYLVNKLVESFGGRVLIEDNDPSGTVVVVELPLATAA is encoded by the coding sequence ATGTCCGGTAGAGTGAACGTTCTCGTCGTCGCCGAGAACGAACCAGTCTGTGAGCGTCTCGCGGCGTCCCTCCCTTCGGCAGTTGGCGACCAGACAACGACTGTCCACGTCGAGACTGCCGAGAGCATCGACGCTGCACAGACGACGCTCGAACACTCGCGTGTCGATTGTCTCGTCGTCTCGACGGAACTGACGAACTCCGAGGGAGAACCGCTCGCCTCTGCGTTGCGCACAGACGGTGTCCCACTCGTCTCGTTCGAACGGCCGAATCCGTCTTCTCTCGATATCGAAAATCTGGGACAGGTCGTCTACGATGCGGTCCAGAACACGGTCGGGTCGTTGGACCACCGAGCACTGTTCGAGGCAGTGAACGTCGGCCTCGCCGTTCGCGACCCAGACACGCTCGAACTGGTGGATATCAACCAGCACTATCTCGACATCCTCGGTACCACCCGGGACGACGTCATCTCGACGGCACCTGTCGAACTCACTGCCGACGTTCCGGGGTTCTCACGAGCAGACGCTCGCGCGGAAGTCGAACGCGCAATCGAGACGGGGACGAACGTGTTTCCGTGGCCAATCGAGCGACCAGACGGTGACCTCGTTTGGCTTCGAGTGAGTCTCTCGATTGCGGAACTTTCCGGGCATCGACGCCTCGTCTCGACGGTCCAAGACGTGACCGACGAACGGGTTCGCGAACGGGACCTCGAAGCGCTCAAGAGTGCTGTAGATTCGGTCGACGCCGGCATCGCACTCACCGAAGGAGATGGTCATACCTACATCAACGAGACTGGCGCGCACATCTGCGGGTATCCCGATTCCGAGTCGATGGTCGGTCTCTCGTGGCACGAACTCCACACCGAATCCGAGGCACAGCGACTTCAGGAGGAACTCTACTCCTCACTCGACCAGATGGGACGGTGGCAAGGTGAAGCGACGATTCAGCGGCCCGACGGAACGTCCGTTCCGGTTCGTCTCTCTGTCACCTCCCTCTCAGACGACCGGAACGTCGTCGTGTTTCAAGACCTCTCCAAACAGAAAGCACGCGAACGAGAACTCGAACGCAGTCGCGACTTCCTCGAACGGACTCAGCGCATCTCGAAGGTCGGCGGGTGGGAACTGGACCTCGAGGACGAGACGCTCGAGTGGACCGACCAGACGAAGCACATCCACGGGGTTCCGTTGGACTACGACCCGTCGCTCGACGACGCGGTTTCGTTCTACGCCGCAGACGAACGAGACGTGGTTCGTGAACTGGTCGAGCGGTGCCGAAACGAGGGGGCCGCGTGGGAAGACGACTTCCGCATTGTCACCGCCGACGGGACGGAACGCTGGGTTCGGACGCGCGGCGAACCGGTCATCCGGAACGGTCGCGTTGCCGCCCTTCGTGGGACGATTCAAGACGTTACGGCGCGCCGGTCCCGCGAACGCGAATTAGAGCGCACCAACGCCGAGTTGGAGGCGCTCAATCGCATCATCCGGCACGACATCAGAAACGACATGGCCGTCATCGTTGGCTGGTCCGAGTTACTCGAAGACCACGTCGACGACGAGGGGCGTGATATCCTCTCGCGGGTCCTCTCGACTGGGCGACACACCATCGAGATAACCGAGGTCGCTCGTGACCTCATCGAGACGATGAGTGGGGGCGCAGTCGAGACGCGCCCACTCTCACTGGCTGAGACGCTGAACCGCGAACTCGTCGTCCGGCGCGAGGCGTTTCCGAAGGCGACTATCGAAGTCGACGGGGAGGTTCCGGACGTCGCCGTTCGCGCGAATCCGCTTCTCACCTCGGTGTTCGGAAACGTCCTCAACAACGCGATTCAACACAACGGCGACGACACGACTGTCACTATCTCTGTGGACGTAGACAACGACGACGAGGTTGCTATCGTCCGAATCGCGGACGACGGAGTCGGTATCCCCGACAACAGAAAGTCGGTCGTCTTCGGGAAGGGTGAGAAGGGATTGGAGAGTTCGGGAACGGGCCTCGGACTCTACCTCGTCAACAAACTCGTCGAGTCGTTCGGCGGACGGGTCCTCATCGAGGACAACGACCCGTCAGGAACCGTCGTCGTCGTCGAATTACCACTCGCGACGGCGGCGTAA
- a CDS encoding Lrp/AsnC family transcriptional regulator, translated as MDERDVRLLKAIADLGTGSPEKLHDATGIPVSTIHYRLNNLKDDGVIENDLYDIDLESFGLGVTVVVEVLADYSGPYEEVGNKLLEIEGVTQLYFTMGETDFIVVAHLADSDRVERLISNFEAVPEVERTNSTFVISTMRDSHRALQSYTLETLLDELGIED; from the coding sequence ATGGACGAACGCGACGTGCGCCTGTTGAAGGCCATCGCGGACCTCGGGACCGGCAGTCCCGAGAAGTTACACGACGCGACCGGCATCCCAGTATCGACCATCCACTACCGGTTGAACAACCTGAAAGACGACGGCGTCATCGAGAACGACCTCTACGACATCGACCTCGAGTCGTTTGGACTCGGCGTCACCGTCGTGGTGGAAGTGCTGGCCGATTACAGCGGGCCGTACGAAGAAGTCGGAAACAAACTTCTGGAGATAGAAGGCGTCACGCAACTGTACTTCACGATGGGAGAGACGGACTTCATCGTCGTCGCCCACCTCGCAGACTCCGACCGCGTCGAACGACTCATCAGCAACTTCGAGGCAGTCCCCGAAGTCGAGCGGACGAACTCCACGTTCGTCATCTCGACGATGCGAGACAGTCACCGCGCACTCCAGAGTTACACGTTGGAGACCCTTCTCGACGAACTCGGAATCGAAGACTGA
- a CDS encoding DMT family transporter, with translation MTHISWRNLPTTPLMFVALAAMWGTSFVAIEVGLEFFPTLTFAAIRYEAAGLIMLAYAVYSTDRWRPQTRDELLATAISAVFIIGAYHGLLYLGQNHVPGAIASIIISLSPILTAVFASAILSGDSLGKTGVLGLLAGFAGVVLVADPGVGILGSAQGLGIVLIFLGAVSFALGSVLTRPLRTDLPVQSMQAWTMFGGGVILHVWGLLRGESLAAIEWAPVGIASFLYLTLVSGAVAFLLYFELLDRLGPTELNLIGYLEPVVAAVLSLVLLGHAIETTAFVGFGAIFVGFAAMKKDALVDVAATIRRRVTV, from the coding sequence ATGACGCATATCTCTTGGAGAAACCTTCCGACGACGCCGCTGATGTTCGTCGCTCTCGCAGCGATGTGGGGGACGTCGTTCGTCGCCATCGAAGTCGGCTTGGAGTTCTTCCCGACGCTGACGTTCGCGGCGATACGCTACGAGGCCGCTGGCCTGATAATGCTCGCGTACGCCGTGTACTCGACCGACCGGTGGCGGCCACAGACCAGAGACGAACTGCTCGCGACGGCCATCAGTGCGGTGTTCATCATCGGTGCGTACCACGGACTGCTCTACCTCGGCCAGAACCACGTCCCCGGTGCCATCGCCTCGATTATCATCAGTCTCTCGCCCATCCTGACCGCCGTCTTCGCGTCGGCCATTCTCTCGGGCGATTCGCTCGGCAAGACGGGTGTCCTCGGCCTCCTCGCAGGCTTCGCAGGTGTCGTGCTCGTCGCCGACCCGGGCGTTGGCATCCTCGGCTCTGCACAGGGCCTCGGTATCGTCCTCATCTTCCTCGGTGCCGTCTCGTTCGCCCTCGGGTCGGTCCTCACCCGGCCGCTTCGAACGGACCTTCCGGTCCAGTCGATGCAGGCGTGGACGATGTTCGGCGGCGGTGTCATCCTCCACGTCTGGGGACTACTCCGCGGTGAGTCACTCGCCGCAATCGAGTGGGCACCCGTCGGTATCGCATCGTTCCTCTACTTGACACTCGTCTCGGGTGCGGTGGCGTTCCTGCTCTACTTCGAACTCTTAGACCGCCTCGGCCCGACGGAACTCAATCTCATCGGCTACCTCGAACCCGTCGTCGCGGCGGTGTTGAGTCTCGTCCTCCTCGGCCACGCCATCGAGACGACCGCGTTCGTCGGATTCGGCGCTATCTTCGTCGGATTCGCGGCGATGAAAAAAGACGCGCTCGTCGACGTCGCTGCCACGATTCGGCGGCGCGTCACGGTCTGA
- a CDS encoding DMT family transporter gives MSRHRTLVLFVAAAVLFGTSFVGIKAAIGAIPPVLFAAFRVDVAAVVLLTLVAVRGGYWRPRTRADVLGILVSAAFVLGANNVLLFLGQQNATSGAAAVMYSILPIASPMFAVFLLDDERISAVDAVGILFGLAGVVVIVGPQSVLGGGSVGQALVAGAALSVAFGTVLLKRVAPTIGTIPMTAWAMAVAGVGIHAVSLGLGELPSQVAWSPTIVAAILYVGMPATAAAYPVYFALLAEAGPVRGNLVAYAMPIVATLSGWAFLGESISAGTVLGFGVIVSGFLLVHRESVANVLGTRVKRPAETE, from the coding sequence GTGAGTCGTCACCGGACCCTCGTCCTCTTCGTCGCCGCCGCGGTGCTGTTCGGCACCTCCTTCGTCGGCATCAAAGCGGCCATCGGTGCGATTCCACCAGTCCTGTTCGCGGCCTTCCGCGTCGACGTCGCCGCCGTCGTCTTGCTGACGCTCGTCGCAGTCCGCGGTGGGTACTGGCGTCCCCGGACACGTGCCGACGTGCTCGGTATCCTCGTGAGTGCCGCGTTCGTCCTCGGCGCGAACAACGTCCTGTTGTTCCTCGGCCAGCAGAACGCGACGTCGGGCGCTGCGGCAGTCATGTACAGTATCCTGCCCATCGCCTCGCCGATGTTCGCCGTCTTCCTCCTCGACGACGAGCGAATCTCGGCCGTCGACGCCGTGGGCATCCTCTTCGGACTCGCAGGCGTCGTCGTCATCGTCGGCCCACAGAGCGTCCTCGGCGGTGGGAGTGTCGGACAGGCACTCGTCGCTGGTGCGGCACTCTCTGTCGCCTTCGGGACCGTCTTGCTCAAGCGCGTTGCCCCGACCATCGGGACGATTCCGATGACTGCGTGGGCGATGGCCGTCGCAGGTGTCGGAATTCACGCCGTCAGTCTCGGACTCGGCGAACTTCCCTCGCAGGTGGCGTGGTCGCCGACTATCGTCGCGGCAATCCTCTACGTGGGGATGCCAGCGACGGCGGCAGCGTACCCGGTGTACTTCGCCCTGCTCGCAGAGGCAGGCCCGGTTCGCGGCAACCTCGTCGCCTACGCGATGCCAATCGTGGCGACACTCTCGGGATGGGCGTTCCTCGGCGAGTCCATCTCGGCAGGGACGGTTCTCGGGTTCGGTGTCATCGTCTCCGGGTTCCTGTTGGTCCACCGCGAGAGCGTGGCGAACGTCCTCGGGACGCGGGTCAAACGGCCCGCAGAAACAGAGTAG
- a CDS encoding DUF6360 family protein produces the protein MPDRILTVNAYTTLDLVDGTAQGHDFDESAFAVLNVTSPRKNPDAVTLELELDGTQLDALPPHADRVSLSPDEARTLAADLEKHADRVEAARDD, from the coding sequence ATGCCAGACCGTATCCTCACCGTCAACGCCTACACCACCCTCGACTTGGTCGACGGAACCGCACAGGGTCACGACTTCGACGAGTCCGCGTTCGCGGTGCTCAACGTCACCTCACCGCGGAAGAACCCCGACGCCGTGACGCTCGAACTCGAACTCGACGGGACGCAACTCGACGCACTGCCACCGCACGCAGACCGCGTTTCGCTGTCACCCGACGAAGCGCGAACGCTGGCGGCCGACCTCGAAAAACACGCCGACCGCGTCGAAGCGGCGAGAGACGACTGA